The proteins below come from a single Candidatus Aenigmatarchaeota archaeon genomic window:
- the gatB gene encoding Asp-tRNA(Asn)/Glu-tRNA(Gln) amidotransferase subunit GatB: MEGIRIGLEVHVQLDTRSKLFCSCANENAEPNTNVCDVCLGFPGTKPRLNEKAIEQGIKIALALGCNLNRRFLFSRKTYFYPDLSKDYQITQQEVKLARGGSVKINNKEIRLRGIHLEEDPARIVRKDDCCLLDYNRSGTPLVEIVTEPDLSSPAEARLFLQKLQQIIEYLYVTDFRKEGCMRMDANISVTRFENVFDPFLGRMVEQKKDGERVEIKNISGIKDVEKSLSFEIIRQKNVQEVKRETRLWNEKTKTTTSARAKEEEEDYGYIFEPDLPIMEIDDELLNKVQSNLPELPDLKKKRYLKMGTISEEIIDTILTEPEMANYFEYLCETHSEKPAATILAKYVKKTLNYHNISLKDSGIEIRHLRRLLDLLQDYKIMDDVAELVIREMVYDAVKKQKVREPDHVLRDLKLDKPLEEEQLEKYVRDVIRGNAKAVRDYENGHEEAFNYLVGQVMKKSGRHASPGRIREMIKDMI; the protein is encoded by the coding sequence ATGGAAGGCATAAGAATAGGGCTTGAAGTCCATGTGCAGCTAGACACGCGCTCAAAATTATTCTGCTCCTGCGCAAACGAAAACGCAGAGCCAAACACAAATGTATGCGATGTGTGCCTCGGCTTTCCGGGAACCAAGCCGCGGCTAAACGAAAAAGCGATAGAGCAGGGCATAAAGATAGCACTTGCCCTCGGCTGCAACCTCAACAGGAGATTTCTGTTCTCGAGGAAAACTTACTTTTACCCGGACTTGTCCAAGGATTACCAGATTACCCAGCAGGAGGTAAAGCTTGCAAGAGGTGGGTCAGTTAAAATCAACAACAAAGAGATTCGGCTCCGGGGCATTCACCTCGAGGAAGACCCTGCAAGGATTGTAAGAAAAGATGACTGCTGCCTTCTTGATTACAACCGCTCCGGAACTCCCCTGGTCGAGATAGTGACCGAGCCGGACCTGTCAAGCCCCGCCGAAGCGCGGCTTTTCCTGCAAAAGCTCCAGCAGATTATTGAATACCTTTACGTAACTGACTTTAGAAAAGAGGGATGCATGAGGATGGACGCAAACATTTCCGTCACCCGATTTGAAAACGTTTTCGACCCATTCCTCGGAAGGATGGTCGAGCAGAAAAAAGATGGCGAAAGGGTTGAAATCAAAAATATCTCCGGCATAAAGGACGTCGAAAAGAGCCTGAGCTTTGAGATAATACGCCAGAAAAACGTGCAGGAAGTAAAGAGGGAAACCCGGCTCTGGAATGAGAAGACCAAGACCACCACAAGCGCCAGGGCAAAGGAAGAGGAGGAAGACTACGGATATATATTTGAGCCGGACCTGCCCATCATGGAAATTGATGACGAGCTTCTTAACAAGGTCCAGTCAAACCTCCCGGAGCTTCCTGACCTGAAGAAAAAGAGATACCTGAAAATGGGCACGATTTCTGAGGAGATTATTGACACAATTCTTACGGAGCCCGAAATGGCAAATTACTTCGAGTACCTTTGCGAAACCCACAGCGAAAAGCCAGCCGCGACAATACTTGCAAAATACGTGAAAAAGACCCTCAACTACCACAACATTTCGCTTAAGGACAGCGGAATCGAGATAAGGCACCTGAGGAGGCTTCTCGACCTGCTCCAGGATTACAAGATAATGGACGATGTTGCCGAGCTTGTCATCAGGGAGATGGTTTACGACGCCGTCAAAAAGCAGAAGGTAAGGGAGCCGGACCATGTTCTGCGAGACCTGAAGCTTGACAAGCCCCTGGAAGAAGAGCAGCTCGAAAAGTATGTCCGGGACGTCATACGGGGCAACGCAAAGGCGGTTCGGGACTACGAGAACGGGCATGAAGAGGCATTCAACTACCTCGTCGGGCAGGTGATGAAGAAATCCGGGCGTCATGCGTCACCGGGAAGGATAAGGGAGATGATTAAGGATATGATTTAG
- a CDS encoding cation:proton antiporter — protein sequence MVHADPYLFGFVMITLAALVIGLIMGFMRQPSVIAYLLAGVLVGPYGLKLISEGSMISGLGNLGVMLLLFFVGASISLSTLVKRWKLAIFGTLIQIILSLGVVFLIGHIFSWPLGQMVLMGFVISLSSTAVIVKILESREEIGTKLGQDVIGILVMQDLAVIPMIMILSALSGEATNVTGLLLNLAGGIFVIVLVLSIVRNGFLKLPFGKRIESDPELQVLAALAMCFGIAVLSESFQLSAAFGAFIAGMSISSVREMKWITQNLQPFKVLFIALFFISIGMMVDLEYLSAHAFELGLLLLALFFVNSILNAFIFRWSGESWRNSLYGGSYLAQIGEFSFVLIAMGLGLGLISSSAYQLTLQLIALSLIISPFWISFFRQFVDKSTLIREAIHSGEGRREGIQFIKHLVDANKLQVIVDEQRMERRVRRLQTWVDKLTFTRIFALWFFVIFSFGLIYFYGQTPENSLIYQNGGSVNNLMDTIYFSFISATTTGYGDILPFGLFKILAIIEVVCGWLLLAAVTTRLISVKQDIIIGELYKASLRSEISGLRTALRLFRQNIDDFIIRMEEGALKKRSLNDLSRYLASFEENLLRVKLIIPKDNEDGFRTAPEEEDLEILVNSAMNSFEKLLELINTNHRETLDWRTESAMNRIKVSVQIGEDIFKLADRSGFFKPEFMKGLNERRESIISEIRSKVGHRPK from the coding sequence ATGGTCCATGCTGACCCTTACCTTTTTGGTTTCGTAATGATTACGCTTGCTGCCCTCGTAATTGGACTTATAATGGGATTTATGCGCCAGCCCTCTGTAATTGCCTACCTGCTTGCCGGGGTTCTGGTTGGCCCATATGGGCTTAAGCTTATTTCTGAAGGGAGCATGATTTCCGGCCTGGGAAACCTCGGCGTTATGCTGCTGCTGTTTTTTGTAGGAGCAAGCATTTCCCTTTCGACGCTCGTGAAGCGCTGGAAGCTTGCGATTTTTGGAACCCTCATCCAAATTATTCTCAGTCTTGGCGTGGTTTTTCTTATAGGCCATATATTTTCCTGGCCTCTTGGGCAGATGGTTTTGATGGGCTTTGTGATAAGCCTGAGCAGCACTGCAGTAATCGTCAAGATTCTTGAGTCCAGAGAGGAGATTGGCACAAAGCTTGGGCAGGATGTGATTGGGATCCTTGTAATGCAGGACCTGGCAGTAATTCCAATGATAATGATTTTGTCAGCCCTGTCGGGTGAAGCGACAAACGTAACAGGGCTTCTGCTGAACCTTGCCGGAGGGATATTTGTAATTGTTCTTGTCCTGAGCATTGTCAGGAACGGATTTTTGAAGCTTCCATTTGGGAAAAGGATAGAATCGGACCCTGAACTTCAGGTTTTGGCAGCTCTTGCCATGTGCTTTGGAATTGCAGTTCTGAGCGAGTCATTTCAGCTCTCTGCAGCATTTGGCGCATTTATTGCAGGAATGTCCATTTCCTCAGTAAGGGAGATGAAATGGATTACCCAAAACCTTCAGCCATTTAAGGTTCTTTTCATTGCGCTTTTTTTCATTTCAATTGGCATGATGGTTGACCTGGAATACCTAAGCGCCCACGCTTTTGAGCTTGGCCTGCTTCTGCTTGCCCTTTTCTTTGTCAACAGCATTCTGAATGCCTTTATCTTCAGGTGGAGCGGGGAATCCTGGAGAAACAGTCTTTATGGCGGCTCTTACCTGGCCCAGATTGGAGAGTTCAGCTTTGTGCTTATCGCAATGGGGCTTGGCCTGGGGCTTATTTCATCAAGCGCTTACCAGTTGACCCTGCAGCTGATTGCCCTTTCCCTTATAATAAGCCCGTTCTGGATAAGCTTTTTCCGCCAATTTGTGGACAAGTCCACTTTGATAAGGGAAGCGATTCATTCCGGAGAGGGCAGACGAGAGGGCATACAATTCATAAAGCACCTTGTCGATGCCAACAAGCTGCAGGTTATCGTTGACGAACAGAGGATGGAGCGGCGCGTCCGCCGGCTTCAAACCTGGGTTGACAAGCTCACGTTTACGAGAATTTTTGCACTGTGGTTCTTCGTAATATTTTCATTTGGCCTGATTTATTTCTATGGCCAGACTCCCGAAAACAGCCTTATCTACCAAAATGGTGGCTCGGTGAATAACCTGATGGATACAATCTACTTTAGTTTCATCTCAGCCACAACCACGGGCTATGGAGACATTCTTCCTTTTGGGCTGTTCAAGATACTTGCCATTATTGAAGTTGTCTGCGGGTGGCTGCTTCTGGCTGCGGTAACAACACGGCTTATTTCCGTAAAGCAGGATATAATCATCGGAGAGCTTTATAAGGCATCGCTCAGAAGCGAGATTTCGGGCCTTAGGACGGCATTACGGCTTTTCAGGCAGAATATCGATGACTTTATTATCCGGATGGAAGAAGGGGCGCTTAAGAAAAGGTCTCTTAATGACCTTTCGAGATATCTTGCTTCTTTCGAGGAGAACCTGCTAAGAGTCAAGCTCATAATTCCAAAAGATAATGAGGATGGGTTCAGGACAGCTCCCGAAGAGGAAGATTTGGAGATTCTGGTAAATAGCGCAATGAACTCTTTTGAAAAGCTCTTGGAGCTAATCAATACCAACCACCGCGAAACCCTTGATTGGAGAACTGAGTCGGCGATGAATCGCATTAAAGTTTCCGTTCAGATTGGAGAGGACATATTCAAACTTGCAGACCGGTCCGGCTTTTTCAAGCCCGAATTTATGAAGGGATTAAATGAGCGGCGGGAAAGCATAATTTCTGAGATAAGGTCAAAAGTCGGGCATAGGCCAAAATAA
- a CDS encoding archaeal proteasome endopeptidase complex subunit alpha, producing the protein MADMDLPSQMGYDRAIVVFSPEGRIYQVEYALQAVKLGKTCVGVVFKDGIVLAAYTPDTKLQLKGKATKVAAIDKHMGATACGFTGDARALIDILRVHAQIHKMTFGEPIDVFVLGKKIADRMQLYTQFAGARPYGVAILLGGVNEESILYVINPSGTLDRWLAKALGRGEEDAQKYLESNYKDDMTEEQAKKLVVSSIEAGEKKFGQFDKKSIEMMVIRRGEPIHY; encoded by the coding sequence ATGGCAGATATGGACTTACCTAGCCAAATGGGTTATGACAGGGCGATTGTAGTATTCTCACCAGAAGGGAGGATTTACCAGGTAGAGTACGCTCTCCAGGCAGTAAAGCTTGGAAAGACCTGCGTTGGAGTGGTATTCAAGGATGGAATAGTCCTTGCCGCATATACCCCAGACACAAAACTCCAGCTGAAGGGAAAGGCGACAAAAGTTGCCGCAATCGACAAGCACATGGGCGCTACCGCCTGTGGGTTTACTGGAGACGCAAGGGCCCTAATTGACATCTTAAGGGTGCACGCGCAGATACACAAGATGACCTTCGGGGAGCCGATTGACGTTTTTGTCCTGGGAAAGAAAATCGCAGACAGGATGCAGCTCTACACTCAGTTTGCAGGAGCAAGGCCTTATGGGGTTGCAATTCTCCTGGGTGGCGTAAACGAAGAATCGATACTTTACGTAATAAACCCTTCAGGAACTCTTGACCGGTGGCTTGCAAAAGCCCTTGGAAGAGGGGAGGAAGATGCGCAGAAATACCTGGAAAGCAACTACAAAGACGATATGACTGAAGAACAGGCAAAAAAGCTCGTCGTTTCGTCAATCGAGGCCGGAGAGAAGAAATTCGGGCAATTCGACAAGAAATCGATCGAGATGATGGTTATCCGAAGGGGAGAGCCAATCCACTACTAA